A single genomic interval of Pyrus communis chromosome 5, drPyrComm1.1, whole genome shotgun sequence harbors:
- the LOC137735136 gene encoding protein NETWORKED 4A-like, producing MVDMERTELKKSDSAGLDNSISPDSSMWLVENLEEMDQSIKQMMKLIKEDGDSLPNKDQTFLQKKPELVQEFQRMYRSLAGCYEYLNKAPKGFADSEYGFNQGSPLLTPDARNGLRKSDDQVVGFDISLSSDGSSPALTLKNSAESSSSSSLGSESDSPNSPVSNYLVPPPSADFDSQGWQQKIAELGTELSSLKEKLQVKESDLTMEKMRVFELQEQIVELENRASDRDNEIRKLMEDLEVTKERLKGSDEEIANLKHELADRISEGADQMQGLESQLHLERKHVSELQERIVRYNADIFGRDLEVMQLKSALHDAQEQFSLEKADLQADISSFAAKQIVLDTRLEELSLRNKRLEDEIRQCETDKMEMERLHAVYEIALQDDISRLKVEVADKNGHVEAVNKDLDRFKLKCDMLMAEKDELNARAQTLMANVSYRDNQIQEMAGHLSRLQTEHEGLIVGSESARRLVDELKSRVEELQQEVKRQSVVISDGAEEKREVIRQLCFSLEYYRSGYQELRQAFTGHRRRAVAAA from the exons ATGGTTGATATGGAGAGAACAGAACTGAAGAAGTCAGATTCAGCAGGGTTGGACAATAGTATCTCTCCAGATAGTTCAATGTGGCTGGTAGAAAATCTTGAAG AGATGGACCAGAGCATTAAGCAAATGATGAAGCTGATCAAAGAAGATGGTGATTCTTTGCCCAACAAAGACCAAACGTTTTTGCAGAAGAAGCCGGAATTAGTTCAGGAATTTCAACGGATGTATCGTTCACTGGCCGGGTGCTATGAATACTTGAACAAAGCACCTAAGGGGTTTGCAGATTCTGAATATGGTTTCAACCAAGGCTCTCCTCTGCTGACTCCCGATGCTAGAAATGGTTTGCGGAAATCCGACGATCAAGTTGTTGGTTTTGATATATCACTAAGCTCAGATGGTTCTAGTCCAGCTCTTACTCTAAAGAATAGCGCTGAATCGTCTTCCTCTTCATCATTGGGATCCGAGTCAGATTCTCCTAATTCCCCGGTCAGCAATTACTTGGTTCCACCTCCGAGCGCTGATTTTGACAGTCAGGGATGGCAGCAGAAGATTGCTGAGCTTGGAACTGAACTATCTAGCTTGAAAGAGAAGCTCCAGGTGAAGGAGTCTGATCTTACAATGGAGAAAATGCGTGTCTTCGAGCTGCAAGAACagatagttgagttggaaaatCGTGCATCAGACAGAGATAATGAGATTCGGAAATTGATGGAGGACTTGGAAGTGACTAAAGAAAGGCTTAAGGGGTCAGACGAAGAGATTGCGAATTTGAAGCATGAACTTGCCGATAGAATTTCCGAAGGCGCTGATCAAATGCAAGGTCTTGAATCTCAACTTCACTTGGAGAGAAAGCATGTCTCGGAGCTGCAGGAGAGGATTGTGAGGTACAATGCTGACATATTCGGCCGCGATCTTGAGGTGATGCAGCTGAAGAGCGCATTGCATGATGCACAGGAACAATTCTCGCTAGAGAAAGCAGACCTGCAGGCTGACATTTCAAGTTTTGCAGCGAAACAAATTGTCTTGGACACGAGACTCGAAGAATTGAGTTTGAGAAACAAGCGGTTAGAAGACGAAATAAGGCAATGTGAAACGGATaagatggaaatggaaagactGCATGCTGTCTATGAGATCGCATTGCAAGATGATATAAGCCGCCTGAAGGTAGAAGTTGCTGATAAAAATGGACATGTGGAAGCTGTAAATAAAGACTTGGACAGGTTTAAACTGAAATGTGACATGCTGATGGCGGAGAAAGACGAGCTCAATGCTAGGGCTCAAACGCTCATGGCGAATGTGAGTTACCGCGACAATCAGATTCAGGAAATGGCGGGACATCTTAGTAGGTTACAAACAGAACACGAGGGTCTGATTGTTGGATCCGAAAGTGCTCGTAGGCTAGTAGATGAGCTGAAATCAAGAGTGGAGGAGTTGCAGCAAGAGGTGAAAAGGCAGAGTGTTGTGATCTCGGATGGGGCTGAGGAGAAACGAGAGGTGATCCGGCAGCTTTGTTTCTCGCTGGAGTACTACAGGAGCGGATACCAAGAGCTCCGGCAAGCATTTACCGGGCACAGGCGGCGTGCCGTTGCAGCTGCATGA